A window of the Candidatus Methanoperedens sp. genome harbors these coding sequences:
- a CDS encoding addiction module toxin, HicA family, with protein MPKLPVISGKEHIMALKKAGFVEMRQKGSHISLQKITSETTYKTVVSLHRELAKGTIQERWEN; from the coding sequence ATGCCTAAACTTCCTGTTATTTCAGGAAAAGAGCATATAATGGCTCTGAAAAAGGCAGGATTTGTTGAGATGCGACAGAAGGGCAGTCATATATCGCTTCAAAAGATCACTTCAGAAACAACCTATAAGACTGTTGTTTCTCTGCATAGAGAACTCGCCAAAGGAACAATACAGGAGCGATGGGAGAATTAA
- a CDS encoding GxxExxY protein, protein MNTDKHRLNAMSERIIGAAFEVSNVLGAGFLEKVYENALNIELNLRGLQTFQQAPLKVYYKDELVGDYIADILVENEIIIEVKAVKEIDAIHFAQCLNYLRITGRKLCLLLNFSKPRVEIKRIMM, encoded by the coding sequence ATGAACACAGATAAACACAGATTGAACGCAATGTCTGAGCGGATCATAGGGGCTGCTTTTGAAGTAAGCAATGTTCTTGGAGCAGGTTTTCTGGAAAAAGTCTATGAAAATGCTTTGAATATTGAGTTAAATTTGAGAGGATTACAAACCTTTCAACAGGCACCATTAAAGGTATATTATAAGGATGAATTGGTTGGCGACTACATAGCTGATATTTTGGTTGAAAATGAGATAATAATTGAAGTTAAAGCGGTAAAAGAAATCGATGCAATTCATTTTGCTCAATGCTTAAATTATCTTAGAATAACTGGGCGTAAACTTTGTCTTTTGTTGAATTTCAGTAAACCAAGAGTAGAAATTAAAAGAATCATGATGTGA
- a CDS encoding ABC transporter: MGQIFTIARWELRRTKSNFSLKTRFFSFIILILIGTASFFAAQSGLHINDNIYRVVVTDASLARVLQNEAKFEVVIAGERGAKSLFENEGIDILINGDKIYYHNNEKSISALDALDKAIKKYDESRLLSYNDLNNTFPVWIKIKNIPREQAFQAPSINNIPVNMPAQAAPGASQVSAPVTEKQGTGNMPDESAKNIQIPSAREITENKIISPINEQTLATPSHFNPSIPFKSVVLSFIFIFPIFFIAQFFSSSIMDERIKRKGELLLVTPASPYQIVLGKLLPYLLGSIALVAIMTFKLGGSPWIILTLLPVSLMFLSTSFLGAIIARSFKELSFVLIFLSVFLSGYIFFPAMFANIHAISIISPITLVVRLLENETVSVSDYMFSTLPFYLLSILIFIFGIFIYREEDLFTQKSIKEKLLDSIQEFIKRVPAPLFSLSIALLPLVFSIQLMLIVLMFNFPIRIGILLFIIVAAFVEELVKSAGIYTVFSRKMAEVTTGNALKFGILSGFGFFAGEKVLLLVVIASIAGSAFGSVMGIGLLVFPLLLHVSSTTAASLGMRYLGHREYLACVILASIVHAAYNLYLVRSVVFG, encoded by the coding sequence ATGGGACAAATATTTACAATAGCCAGATGGGAATTAAGGAGGACAAAGTCAAATTTCAGTCTTAAAACCCGTTTTTTTTCTTTCATAATTTTAATCCTGATAGGGACTGCTTCTTTTTTTGCAGCCCAGTCAGGTCTTCATATAAATGATAATATTTACAGGGTTGTTGTGACGGATGCATCCCTTGCAAGGGTTTTACAAAACGAGGCTAAATTCGAAGTTGTAATTGCAGGTGAAAGAGGGGCTAAATCTCTTTTTGAGAATGAAGGAATAGATATTCTCATAAATGGCGATAAAATTTATTACCATAATAATGAAAAATCAATATCGGCTCTTGATGCTCTTGATAAGGCCATAAAAAAATATGATGAATCAAGGCTTTTGTCATATAATGACCTGAATAATACTTTTCCTGTGTGGATCAAAATAAAAAACATCCCCCGTGAACAGGCTTTCCAGGCGCCGTCTATCAATAATATTCCTGTGAATATGCCAGCGCAGGCGGCTCCGGGGGCAAGTCAAGTCTCTGCGCCCGTCACCGAAAAGCAAGGAACAGGAAATATGCCGGATGAATCTGCTAAGAATATACAAATTCCTTCTGCCAGGGAAATAACGGAAAATAAAATAATTTCACCCATTAATGAACAAACTCTGGCAACACCATCTCATTTTAACCCGTCTATCCCTTTTAAATCCGTTGTCCTGAGTTTTATATTTATATTTCCTATTTTTTTTATCGCACAGTTTTTTTCATCAAGCATTATGGATGAAAGAATAAAGAGAAAAGGTGAACTGTTGCTTGTAACACCTGCCAGTCCTTACCAGATAGTCCTTGGAAAGCTTCTACCGTATCTTCTGGGTTCGATTGCGCTTGTGGCAATAATGACATTTAAGCTTGGAGGAAGCCCATGGATAATCCTGACCCTCCTGCCTGTTTCCCTGATGTTCCTTTCAACATCCTTCCTGGGCGCAATAATTGCACGCAGTTTTAAAGAACTCAGTTTTGTGCTTATTTTCCTTTCTGTTTTCCTGTCCGGTTATATTTTCTTTCCCGCGATGTTCGCAAATATCCATGCCATCAGCATCATTTCCCCGATAACACTTGTTGTCAGGCTTCTTGAAAATGAGACTGTTTCGGTAAGCGATTATATGTTTTCCACACTTCCGTTTTACCTGTTATCCATCCTGATATTCATATTCGGCATTTTCATTTACAGGGAAGAAGACCTGTTCACACAAAAATCCATCAAGGAAAAGCTTCTTGATTCGATCCAGGAATTTATTAAACGGGTTCCAGCTCCGCTATTCTCACTCAGCATTGCCCTTCTCCCTCTTGTATTTTCGATCCAGTTGATGCTTATTGTCTTGATGTTTAATTTTCCGATTCGCATCGGGATATTATTATTTATTATTGTTGCTGCTTTTGTTGAAGAACTGGTAAAATCAGCCGGTATCTATACGGTATTTTCCAGGAAAATGGCTGAAGTCACGACAGGTAATGCCCTGAAATTCGGGATATTATCAGGGTTTGGTTTTTTTGCAGGTGAGAAAGTCCTGCTTCTTGTGGTCATTGCCAGTATTGCAGGCTCGGCATTCGGGTCAGTGATGGGGATCGGACTTCTTGTTTTTCCTTTGCTTTTACATGTCAGCTCCACAACAGCAGCATCACTGGGTATGAGATACCTGGGGCATCGGGAGTATCTTGCCTGTGTTATCCTGGCATCGATTGTTCATGCAGCTTATAATCTTTATCTGGTAAGGAGTGTTGTTTTTGGCTGA
- a CDS encoding acetyl-CoA decarbonylase/synthase complex subunit gamma, translating to MKVNSPLQVYKYLPQTNCAECGETTCMAFASHLIDRSKKVDDCPPILKEGFKKKYMELVTLLAPEIREVTIGTGENAKRIGGDDILYRHQLTFFDPTAFAYDVWDTMPENELVERVNKIQNFRKFYVGKFLKVDMVAIRCVSGDALKFAAAVKKVNEITKLPLVLCSLDPAVLKAGLEVVKDKNPLIYAANEKNWNEVSELALNYKVPVVLFSPDLDKLKSLALSFGEMGIRDIVLDPGTYPQGKQLKETFERFIKLRRSGIKEGQKDIAYPILAVPLNAWLVYKDTVTASYWETVLASVFTIRYGDIMILHSLEPYAMLPEVHIRDTIYTDPRTPVKVAPGVNEVGSPTKDSPVIVTTNFALTYYTVESDLSSNKVNCYLAAVDTDGIGVEAAVAGGQLTAAKIKDTFQKASFEFKDKTSHSTVILPGLAARLQGDVEDVTGLRVMIGPPDSGRIPGWMEKNWPPKPK from the coding sequence TAAATAGCCCGCTTCAGGTCTATAAGTACCTGCCGCAGACAAACTGCGCAGAATGCGGCGAAACAACATGTATGGCTTTTGCGTCCCATCTCATTGACAGGTCAAAGAAAGTTGATGATTGCCCGCCCATACTGAAGGAAGGATTTAAGAAAAAATACATGGAATTGGTGACTCTTCTTGCTCCGGAGATACGTGAGGTCACGATCGGTACAGGAGAAAATGCAAAAAGAATCGGAGGGGATGATATCCTTTACCGCCACCAGTTGACCTTCTTTGACCCGACCGCCTTTGCTTACGATGTATGGGATACAATGCCTGAAAATGAACTTGTGGAAAGGGTGAATAAGATCCAGAATTTCAGGAAATTCTATGTCGGGAAGTTCCTTAAAGTTGACATGGTAGCCATAAGATGCGTTTCCGGTGATGCCCTTAAATTTGCAGCAGCGGTAAAAAAGGTAAATGAAATCACAAAACTTCCACTCGTACTCTGCTCCCTGGATCCTGCAGTCCTCAAGGCCGGACTTGAAGTTGTTAAAGATAAGAATCCTCTTATATATGCAGCAAATGAGAAAAACTGGAATGAAGTATCAGAGCTTGCTTTGAATTATAAAGTCCCGGTTGTATTGTTCTCACCGGACCTTGATAAACTTAAATCCCTTGCCCTGAGCTTCGGGGAAATGGGCATCAGGGATATTGTTCTTGATCCTGGTACCTATCCGCAGGGTAAGCAATTGAAGGAAACTTTTGAACGGTTCATAAAACTTCGCCGCTCTGGAATAAAAGAAGGACAAAAGGATATAGCTTACCCGATCCTGGCTGTTCCACTTAATGCCTGGCTTGTTTATAAGGATACAGTTACTGCCTCTTACTGGGAAACGGTACTTGCCTCAGTATTTACTATAAGGTACGGTGACATCATGATACTTCATAGCCTTGAGCCCTATGCCATGCTTCCTGAGGTTCACATCAGGGATACGATCTATACCGATCCCCGGACACCGGTGAAAGTGGCTCCGGGTGTAAATGAAGTTGGTTCTCCGACAAAGGATTCACCTGTGATAGTTACAACGAATTTCGCTCTTACTTACTATACCGTGGAGAGCGACCTTTCTTCCAACAAGGTGAACTGTTATCTTGCAGCGGTTGATACAGACGGTATTGGGGTTGAAGCCGCGGTTGCGGGTGGGCAGCTTACGGCAGCCAAGATAAAAGATACTTTCCAGAAGGCCAGTTTCGAGTTCAAGGATAAGACTTCCCATAGTACTGTTATTCTTCCGGGTCTTGCTGCAAGGCTGCAGGGGGATGTGGAAGATGTGACAGGGCTTCGTGTGATGATCGGTCCGCCTGACTCAGGAAGAATTCCGGGCTGGATGGAGAAGAACTGGCCTCCAAAACCGAAATAA
- a CDS encoding type II toxin-antitoxin system HicB family antitoxin: protein MRSFLVSIQKEDKFFVARCPELCVTSQGKTLEEAQTNIKEAIELYIESFGEDLPREISKPFWTTVEVAHA, encoded by the coding sequence ATGAGATCATTTCTGGTATCAATTCAGAAAGAGGATAAATTCTTTGTTGCGCGGTGTCCTGAACTCTGTGTGACTTCACAAGGAAAAACTCTGGAAGAAGCACAAACAAACATTAAAGAAGCTATAGAACTTTACATTGAAAGTTTCGGTGAAGACCTGCCACGAGAGATATCAAAACCATTCTGGACCACGGTTGAAGTTGCTCATGCCTAA
- a CDS encoding NAD-dependent epimerase/dehydratase family protein, whose protein sequence is MILLTGATGFIGSRVLQALSLKNLQVRCLVRKPKSSDNPNITYITGDVLDRDSLVTATKGVDTVYYFIHMMGNQPKGEQKRFDVLDRTAIENMVDACKLNGVKRIIHLTGMRNPKEKLSHHLKSRKEVEDIIRSSGIDYTVFRASVIIGRGGAAFDILDTVVTKFPIIPVLDWENTHVQPIFIDDVIKYLVECLGKKETVNRCFDIGCSQVLTYKELIQQYADELGLKRTFIRIPGSWHWISSMVLGKLSPVDPNVVYWLIESLQNNMVCELNDLNKIFGFEPVPFKESLRRSIIQNTAN, encoded by the coding sequence ATGATCTTACTTACAGGAGCAACGGGTTTTATCGGAAGTCGTGTTTTGCAGGCCTTATCCCTTAAAAACCTGCAAGTGAGATGCCTTGTCAGGAAACCAAAATCATCCGATAATCCGAACATCACTTATATCACAGGGGATGTCCTTGACCGCGATTCGCTTGTTACTGCGACAAAAGGTGTCGATACCGTGTATTATTTCATTCACATGATGGGAAACCAGCCGAAAGGCGAACAGAAAAGATTCGATGTTCTTGACAGGACTGCAATAGAAAACATGGTAGATGCATGCAAACTCAATGGTGTCAAAAGGATAATTCATCTCACGGGAATGAGAAATCCGAAAGAAAAATTATCCCATCATCTTAAAAGCAGGAAAGAAGTTGAAGACATTATAAGGAGCAGCGGCATTGATTATACGGTTTTCAGGGCTTCTGTGATAATCGGGCGCGGCGGCGCTGCTTTTGATATCCTTGATACAGTCGTTACAAAATTTCCCATCATACCTGTTCTTGACTGGGAAAATACACATGTGCAGCCGATATTCATTGACGACGTAATAAAATATCTTGTTGAATGCCTTGGAAAAAAAGAGACAGTGAACAGATGTTTTGATATCGGATGTTCCCAGGTTTTGACCTATAAAGAATTGATACAACAATATGCAGATGAACTCGGGTTGAAAAGAACGTTCATTCGCATCCCCGGATCGTGGCACTGGATATCATCAATGGTGCTGGGAAAGCTTTCGCCTGTAGATCCCAATGTTGTTTACTGGCTGATCGAGTCCCTGCAGAATAACATGGTATGCGAACTGAATGATCTCAATAAGATATTCGGGTTTGAACCGGTTCCATTTAAAGAAAGCTTGAGGAGATCAATTATTCAAAATACTGCGAATTGA
- a CDS encoding restriction endonuclease, translating into MPAGNPHRQHLTSNDDLVTTYEETRAGFVALALERNRRATPFIEEARSLKAAASQAANPASLINFTGIRAALLTAAGVSDKAAGHMEEQDKEEAIQELIEHFLEPAGLNFVEELVFRFLLTRGDALGGSMRNVGGAIAQRKLTRAIIATLSVAGISFKWLFSKSNVWIQGTGNDPDIDLDVKGLNWSNNDHNRTVRYNLTVPFLKKNVDLCLFNCSHLELSTSYNNPALYVALGELKGGIDPAGADEHWKTARTSLSRIRDAFADHGLSPHIFFVGAAIENSMAEEIWNQLEDRTLGNAANLTDANQVASLCQWLCNL; encoded by the coding sequence ATGCCTGCAGGCAATCCGCACCGCCAGCACTTAACAAGTAACGATGATCTTGTAACGACCTATGAGGAGACACGAGCGGGTTTCGTTGCCCTGGCACTCGAAAGAAACCGCAGGGCAACGCCATTTATTGAGGAAGCGAGATCCCTAAAAGCGGCAGCATCTCAAGCCGCAAACCCGGCTTCATTGATCAATTTTACAGGGATACGGGCAGCTTTGTTGACTGCGGCTGGTGTTTCGGATAAAGCTGCGGGACATATGGAGGAGCAAGATAAAGAGGAAGCAATACAGGAACTGATAGAACATTTCCTTGAACCTGCAGGATTGAATTTTGTAGAAGAACTGGTATTTCGATTCCTTTTGACAAGAGGTGATGCATTGGGAGGATCTATGCGAAACGTGGGAGGGGCAATTGCACAGCGCAAACTTACTCGTGCGATTATTGCTACTCTTTCTGTTGCAGGAATTTCATTTAAATGGCTTTTTTCCAAGAGCAATGTATGGATACAAGGAACAGGAAACGATCCTGATATAGATTTGGATGTAAAGGGACTTAATTGGTCTAACAATGACCATAACCGAACCGTCAGATACAACCTCACAGTACCTTTTCTGAAGAAAAACGTAGACTTGTGCCTATTCAATTGCAGTCATCTGGAACTTTCTACCAGTTATAATAATCCTGCACTTTACGTTGCACTTGGAGAACTTAAAGGTGGTATCGATCCGGCCGGTGCGGATGAGCACTGGAAAACAGCGAGAACATCCCTATCCCGCATACGCGATGCATTTGCGGATCATGGCCTTTCGCCTCATATATTCTTCGTAGGTGCCGCGATCGAAAATAGTATGGCTGAGGAAATCTGGAATCAATTGGAAGATAGAACTCTTGGTAATGCTGCCAATTTGACTGATGCAAATCAGGTCGCCTCTTTGTGCCAATGGTTATGCAACCTGTAG
- a CDS encoding ABC transporter permease — translation MLFLADTGVIVKKEIKSLLFEKTLILAIIVQLLIASFSSLIVIGLASFFDPSSLSKYDAPRANVGIVGQGELRQFIEKGQVNPHYYTDVDAALVDFYNNKIDAIIVIPKEGSGGNEIINLVIYLPKSDIRGTFVTLELKKPLEEYEGYVRDIRGARIGFEPIKLYVDNIPKKTSTYFEFIFGILIPLLVFTPVFISGGLIIDMLTEEYERKTMDLLLVTPVSFSRILNGKMITAVVIVPAQAFLWLLLVRLNGVVVYNTGLILLLSGITGAIVVIIGAMIAVKYKKRMISQYLYSLVLILMFLMGYLFTNSPFNLVTRLSADSIGAQALVYCGMYAAVAVVLYVGMMRFQVLGADSS, via the coding sequence GTGTTGTTTTTGGCTGATACAGGGGTTATTGTGAAAAAGGAGATTAAATCCCTCCTGTTTGAGAAAACACTAATACTTGCAATAATCGTACAATTGTTAATTGCATCTTTCTCATCTTTGATCGTTATTGGTCTTGCTTCATTTTTTGATCCGTCCTCTCTGAGCAAATATGACGCTCCCAGGGCCAATGTGGGAATTGTCGGGCAGGGTGAATTAAGGCAATTCATTGAAAAAGGCCAGGTAAACCCGCATTATTATACAGATGTTGACGCGGCACTTGTTGATTTTTATAATAATAAGATTGATGCCATCATCGTTATCCCGAAAGAAGGGTCGGGAGGCAATGAAATTATCAATCTGGTGATCTATCTTCCAAAATCAGATATAAGGGGCACTTTCGTAACACTGGAGCTAAAGAAACCCCTGGAGGAATATGAAGGCTATGTCCGGGATATAAGAGGTGCAAGGATCGGTTTTGAACCAATAAAACTCTATGTAGATAATATTCCGAAAAAAACATCGACCTATTTTGAATTCATATTCGGGATACTTATCCCGCTTCTTGTATTCACACCCGTTTTCATTTCCGGTGGCCTGATTATCGATATGCTGACCGAGGAATATGAACGCAAGACCATGGATTTGCTGCTGGTAACACCAGTGTCATTTTCCCGGATATTGAATGGAAAGATGATCACTGCTGTTGTTATTGTCCCTGCACAGGCTTTTTTGTGGCTTCTTCTTGTCAGGTTAAATGGAGTGGTGGTTTACAACACCGGATTAATACTACTTCTGTCAGGAATAACTGGAGCGATCGTTGTTATTATCGGGGCGATGATAGCAGTAAAATATAAAAAGAGGATGATCTCACAGTATTTGTATTCACTTGTGCTGATATTGATGTTCCTCATGGGATATCTGTTCACAAATTCCCCTTTTAACCTTGTGACAAGGCTGTCAGCCGATTCTATTGGCGCCCAGGCACTGGTTTATTGCGGGATGTATGCGGCTGTGGCGGTTGTGCTTTATGTGGGGATGATGAGATTTCAGGTTTTAGGGGCGGATTCATCCTGA
- a CDS encoding proline dehydrogenase yields MSFFIRFARQWIAGETLDDAIISAKKANNRGIGAIINFLGEHVKDREEAEKNKIENLGILRAIKDAKLNSSLSIKLTQLGLGIDKNLCLSHVETIVSAANDIFVWIDMENSPYTEDTIDIYLTIFKKYKNTGIAIQTNLKRSESDIRRIISMGGIIRLVKGAYKENSKIAYSSRADVTINFSKLMGFLFYRSPFFAIATHDDRLVNEAIEANKAHKKKIEFQMLHGVREELKNRLVKKGFVVVDYIPYGKKWFPYSVRRIRERKRNILLIFRSILDI; encoded by the coding sequence ATGAGTTTCTTCATCAGGTTTGCACGCCAATGGATAGCTGGTGAAACCTTAGATGACGCCATCATAAGCGCAAAAAAGGCAAACAACAGGGGCATTGGCGCCATAATCAATTTTCTTGGCGAGCATGTAAAAGATAGAGAAGAGGCCGAGAAAAACAAGATCGAGAACCTTGGAATCCTGCGGGCTATTAAAGATGCAAAACTGAACTCCTCACTTTCCATAAAACTCACGCAGCTTGGGCTTGGGATCGATAAAAACCTGTGCTTATCCCATGTGGAAACGATTGTAAGCGCTGCTAACGATATTTTCGTATGGATCGATATGGAGAACTCGCCTTACACAGAGGATACGATCGATATTTACCTTACTATTTTTAAGAAATACAAAAACACAGGAATAGCGATCCAGACAAACCTTAAAAGAAGTGAAAGCGATATCCGAAGAATTATATCAATGGGCGGCATCATACGCCTCGTAAAAGGCGCTTATAAAGAAAATAGTAAAATAGCATATTCAAGCCGCGCAGATGTAACAATAAATTTCTCAAAACTCATGGGATTCCTGTTCTACAGGAGCCCGTTTTTTGCTATTGCTACACATGATGACCGCCTGGTCAATGAGGCAATTGAAGCCAACAAGGCTCATAAAAAGAAGATCGAATTCCAGATGCTTCATGGGGTCAGGGAAGAGTTGAAGAACAGGCTTGTAAAAAAAGGATTTGTAGTTGTTGATTATATCCCTTATGGCAAAAAATGGTTTCCGTATTCCGTGCGAAGGATAAGGGAACGGAAACGCAATATTTTGCTGATATTCAGGTCAATTCTTGATATATGA
- a CDS encoding ABC transporter ATP-binding protein yields MNEIEVKGLRKEYGSFTAVESLDFEVMKGEIFGIVGPNGAGKTTTLKMLSGLIIPGGGSIKIQGLDIRKHSREIKQKLGFLPEESPLYEGMTAIDYLMFFAEIYGIGKETALTRIRGLLNALKLDARDRKIGEMSKGMQRKVAIARALINDPEYLILDEMTSGLDPTTSKYLSDFVLELKKQGKTIIFSAHNLYQVESICDHILIMNRGKVVSIGTMPQIRKMCGAIEYSIEFNVRDNFDFAARKNNGNFITTTHDIDEFNNITGWVAKHNGKIINIKTVETSLEDIFLKLMN; encoded by the coding sequence ATGAATGAAATCGAAGTAAAAGGGCTCAGGAAAGAATATGGAAGTTTTACTGCTGTTGAGTCCCTGGATTTTGAGGTCATGAAAGGCGAAATTTTCGGTATTGTCGGGCCAAACGGCGCAGGAAAGACCACAACTCTTAAAATGTTGAGCGGATTGATTATCCCAGGTGGTGGCAGTATAAAAATACAGGGACTGGATATCAGGAAACATTCCCGGGAAATCAAGCAAAAACTTGGTTTCCTGCCTGAGGAAAGCCCATTATATGAGGGAATGACTGCAATTGATTACCTCATGTTTTTCGCAGAGATTTATGGGATCGGGAAGGAAACTGCGCTCACCCGGATCAGGGGACTGCTAAATGCGCTTAAACTTGATGCGAGAGATAGAAAGATAGGCGAGATGTCAAAGGGTATGCAGCGAAAAGTGGCAATAGCAAGAGCTTTGATAAACGATCCCGAATACCTTATCCTTGATGAGATGACCTCAGGTCTTGATCCTACAACTTCCAAATATCTGTCTGATTTCGTGTTAGAGCTAAAAAAACAGGGAAAAACCATAATTTTTAGCGCACATAACCTGTACCAGGTTGAGAGCATATGCGACCATATCCTGATAATGAACCGGGGAAAAGTGGTTTCTATCGGAACCATGCCCCAGATCAGGAAAATGTGCGGGGCAATTGAATATTCAATCGAGTTCAATGTCAGGGATAACTTTGATTTTGCAGCCCGGAAAAATAACGGGAATTTTATCACAACAACGCACGATATTGATGAATTTAACAACATTACAGGCTGGGTGGCAAAGCACAACGGGAAAATAATCAATATAAAAACAGTCGAGACATCACTTGAAGATATATTCCTTAAGCTGATGAATTGA
- the ftsZ gene encoding cell division protein FtsZ, which yields MVNEKLAEFVKTSKPSVAVVGLGGAGCNITTWIAEKGMAGGKIVAANTDVNHLSTMSKADKLVLLGEKLCKGHGCGGYPEMGAQATKENLTEIRAELEGTNLVFLVAGLGGGTGTGAIPVVGEVTRELGCLTIACVTIPFKIEQFRREKAREAIKALSASCDATIVIDNGKLREVAGNLPLKEALAVANALIGAFVKNITETITQPSLINLDYADLRAVMERGGVSAIGIGEGDGEDRVAKAVSQALAVPLLDISDMSATYGVLIHIVGGEDLTLEEVAVTGELIMDKVPNTKRVIWGAKVDDQLTGRVRVMAVLTGVKSPFMEGE from the coding sequence ATGGTTAACGAAAAGTTAGCAGAGTTTGTAAAGACGTCAAAGCCATCAGTGGCCGTCGTCGGGCTTGGTGGCGCAGGATGTAACATAACGACATGGATAGCAGAAAAAGGAATGGCGGGCGGAAAGATCGTCGCAGCTAATACCGATGTAAACCACTTATCAACAATGAGTAAAGCTGATAAACTGGTACTGCTTGGTGAGAAATTATGTAAGGGACATGGGTGCGGGGGATATCCGGAAATGGGTGCCCAGGCAACCAAAGAAAACCTCACAGAAATCAGGGCCGAACTTGAGGGAACAAATCTTGTTTTCCTTGTAGCGGGATTGGGAGGAGGAACAGGTACAGGAGCAATACCTGTAGTTGGTGAAGTAACAAGAGAACTCGGCTGTCTCACAATTGCTTGTGTGACAATTCCATTCAAGATCGAACAGTTCAGGAGAGAGAAAGCCAGGGAAGCTATTAAAGCGCTCTCAGCAAGCTGCGACGCAACGATTGTCATTGACAACGGAAAATTGAGAGAAGTTGCAGGCAACCTTCCTTTAAAAGAGGCACTTGCAGTAGCAAATGCACTCATAGGAGCATTTGTCAAGAACATTACCGAGACGATCACACAGCCAAGCTTGATAAACCTTGATTACGCAGATCTTCGCGCAGTAATGGAGAGAGGCGGAGTCTCAGCAATAGGCATTGGCGAAGGCGACGGCGAGGACAGGGTAGCAAAGGCAGTTTCACAGGCACTTGCAGTCCCATTGCTTGATATTTCAGATATGTCAGCAACCTATGGCGTATTGATCCACATAGTCGGTGGCGAAGACCTGACACTCGAAGAAGTAGCAGTTACCGGCGAATTGATCATGGACAAGGTCCCGAACACCAAGAGGGTTATCTGGGGCGCAAAAGTCGATGACCAGCTCACAGGCAGAGTACGTGTAATGGCAGTCTTGACAGGAGTCAAGAGCCCATTCATGGAAGGCGAGTAA